TCACCGCCATACAGCACCTCAGCCAACGCCAGCGCGGTCTCGGTCTTACCGACGCCCGAAGTACCGGCCAGCATGAACACCCCGATCGGCTTGTTCGGATTGTCCAGCCCTGCGCGGCTGGTCTGGATGCGCTTGGCAATCATCTTCATCGCATGGTCCTGGCCGATCACCCGCTGCGCCAGCCGCTCTTTCAGGTTCAGGATGGTTTCAATCTCATCCTTGACCATGCGGCCCACCGGGATACCGGTCCAGTCGCCCACCACCGAGGCCACCGCCTGATGGTCGACAATCGGCAGGATCAGTGCAGAGTCGCCCTGCAGCGCTTCCAGCTCGGCGTTCTTGTCCTTCAGCTCCTGCATCAGCTTGGCGCGCTCTTCGTCCGGCAGCGGGCTATCGGCGGCGCCCTCCGCAGCGTCGTCCCCGGCATCCGGCGCAGCATCCACGGGGGCGGCTCCCTCCCGGAGCTTGGCGCGCAGCTCCAGAATGCCCTCGACCACCGCCTTTTCCTTGTCCCAGCGCTCGGTCAGGCCTGCCAGCCGTTCCTCTTCGGCAGCCTTGGCGGCTTCCACCGCCTCGCGCCGGTCGGCGACCTCATAGCCGGCAGTCTCGTCGCGGCCGATAATCTCCAGCTCGGTGGTCAGCGCCTCAATCCTGCGCTGGCTGTCGTCAACCTCGGCCGGAACCGCGTGCTGGCTGACCGCCACCCGCGCACAGGCCGTATCCAGAAGGCTGACGGACTTGTCCGGCAGCTGCCGCGCCGGGATGTAGCGCGCCGACAGGCTGACGGCCGCCTCGATCCCCTCGTCCAGCACCTGCACCCGGTGGTGGTTTTCCAGCATCGAGGCAATGCCGCGCATCATCAGGATTGCCTTCTGGATGCCCGGTTCCTCGACCTTGACCACCTGGAAGCGGCGGGTCAGTGCCGGGTCTTTCTCAATGTATTTCTTGTACTCTGCCCAGGTGGTCGCGCCGATGGTGCGCAGCGTCCCGCGCGCCAGCGCCGGTTTCAAGAGGTTCGCCGCATCGCCGGTGCCAGCCGCACCGCCCGCACCCACCAGCGTGTGGGTTTCATCGACAAACATCACAATCGGCACCGGGCTTGCCTGCACCTCGTCGATCACCTGGCGCAGGCGGTTTTCAAACTCGCCCTTCATGCTGGCACCGGCCTGCAGCAGGCCCACGTCCAGCACCATCAGCCGCACATCCTTCAGCGCCGGCGGCACGTCGCCGCGCGCGATCCGCAGCGCAAAACCCTCGACCACAGCCGTCTTACCCACGCCCGCCTCGCCGGTCAGGATCGGGTTGTTCTGGCGCCGCCGCATCAGAATATCAACGATCTGGCGGATTTCCTCATCGCGGCCCACGATCGGGTCGATTTCGCCGTTGCGGGCCTGTTCGGTCAGGTCAGTGCAGAACTGCTGCAGCGCCTCGCCCTTGCCCATGGCGCCCGGCGCCATCGAGCCGGAGGCCTCACCCGGCTCCGCCCCGCCGCCGGTCACGTTAGAGCCATCCTGCGCCCCCAGCCGTTCCTCGGGCGAGCCATCGGTGGCCTTATGGAAGTTATCGGCCAGATCATCGGCACCGATCTTCGCCAGCTCCGGCGACATGTTCGACAGGATGTTGCGCAGCGCCGGTGTCTTCAGCATCCCCAAAAGCAGATGGCCGCTGCGCACCTGGCCCGCGGAGTAGAGCAGCGAACCCCAGACCCAGCCGCGTTCCATCGCATCCATCAGGTGATCCGACAGGTCCGAGATCGTCGAGGCGCCGCGCGGCAGCATGTCCAGCGCCCGGGTCAGCTCACTGGCAATCTTGCCCGTATCCAGGTCGTAATGCTGGATGATCCGGTGCATATCGCTGTCCTGCTGCGCCAGCAGCTGATGCATCCAGTGCACCAGTTCCACATAGGGGTTTCCGCGCATCTTGCAGAACACGGTTGCGCTCTCGACAGCCTGGTATCCCAGCTTGTTCAATTTGCCAAACAGCGCCACGCGGCTGATCTCGGTCATCTCAAATCCCTCCCTCTACAGGCTTCTCAGCCCCGGCGCCTAATCCCGGGTACAGGTACAAATCATTCACATCCGGCTGGTCCGCATCCGGATCCGGGCGCGAGCGCACCCAGCTGGTGTGCCCCAGCCGCGTGGTGCCGCCCAAGGATGCCCGCGGCACCTCGTCGCCCGCCAGAACCAGGTTCACGTCCCAGTCCAGAATATCGCCGGCATAAGAGCGCACAATCGCCCGCAGCCGGTCCAGCGCCGCGCCGCCGGGCAGCAGCCGCTCATAATCTTCCAGTTTCAGCGGCCCGATGCGGATGCGGAACTTGGCACTGCGGCTCCAGACCTTGTCGCCGATGCTGGTGGTCTGTCCCAGCCCGCCGTAACCCAGCTGCCAGCGGTCGTCCGGCTCCAGCTCCAGCCAGCTGCCGACATACTCCTCCAGAGAGACGGGCACCTCGAAAAACGCCGACAGGATCGACACCAGCCCCTCGGCGTTCTTGGCGCCCTTCGCCAGGTGGCCCGCAAAATGCAGCTTGGCCAGATCCGGCATGTCGTCGCGGCTGGTGAACTTGAAACCGTTGTAACCGATCAGCGATGCCACCTTGCGCGCCATCGGGTCATCCGCCCGGTCAAAGCTCACCGCGGGCGAGCCCTGCGTCCAGGCCCGGTACAAGAGGCTCATCAGCCGGTGCGTCAGCATATCGGCAAAGGCCACCATCGTCGGGTCGCGGTGATTCCTTTTGCGGTCGCGGGCGTATTCGGTCAGATGCAGCGGCAGCGGGCCTTGCGGGCCGAACAGCCCGAAGAACCGGTTGGTCAGCACCGCCGGCTTGTCCCCCTCCGCCGGTTTGAACGCAGCAATGGTCGAGGGCGGGAACGCCAGTTCCGCCTCCTGCCCCAGCCGCAGCCGGTCCTGCCGCGGACGGCGGCTTTCGCCCAGGCGCGGGGCGTCATCGAAATGCGCCTCCAATACCCGCAGGGCCTGAAAAACATGATGTTTCTCAGGGTCCATGGCCAGCCGGCCATACAGGCTCAGATCATCCGGCCGAGGCCCTTTTCCGGTCGCCATCTGGCAATTTCCCCGCGTTTTTCGGTTTTCAGGACGGTCTCCGTGAACGAGTTGATGCTGGCATAACCGCGGAAGAACCGCTCCAGCACGGCCCCCAGCGCATAGATGTTGCTGCCCTCGAAAAAGCTCTCGTCAAAGCCCAGGGTGATCTCCAGCCCCCGCACCGCGGTCGACAGCACCTCATCGCTCATCCGCCGCACGATGGGCCGGGCGCTGACCGACAGGATGCCCTCCAGCTGCTTTTCCGTCACCCGGTCGCCCAAGGGCGCATAAAGCCCGACCAGCTCCCGCAGCGCTTCCGCCGACTGGCCCTTGCCGGTTTCGGCAATCGAGACATAGTTCAGGCTCAGATGCGAAATCAGCCGCCAGGCGGTATCGCCCTGCGCCAGGGTCGGATGCGGCCGAGTTGGCGACACCGGCAGCGTCACCTTCTTGATCGGGCCGCCCTCTGGCAGCTGGAACACATCGTCATTGCCGGTGGCCAGCAGCATCGGCAGATCGCGGTTGGTGCACAGCGCCTTGACCGCCAGCTGCTCCAGCCCGGCGGAATAGGGCGCCTGCGCCCGGTCCACCAGCGTCAGGAACACTTCCGATCCCAGATAAGAGCTGCGCACCCCGCGCAGGCGCTCCTTCTCCGACCGCTGCCGCATCCGCCGCTTGATAGTGTAATAAGCCGGGTGGCTTTCGCCCGCGGCGGTGAAATCATTGGCGGAATAGAACGGGCGGAACACCACGTCGTCCTCGCCCTCGCCGCTGATGCCCACCACGCTCTGCAATCCGTAGATCTCGAAATCAAGGCCCGCAGTGCGGTTCGGGATCACATGGTGCTCAGTATCAATCGGTGCGATCCGCACCCGGTCGCAGCGCTTCTCGAACAGGTTCACGGCGGGGACCGCGTTCAGCTTGAACACCTCCGGCACCACGATCGGCGCAATCTCCGGCATGCCTTCGCGCAGCAGGATATAGAGATCAACCTCATTGCCTTCGGATTTCCGCAACCCTTCGCGCAGCCCCTGCAGTTCGACAAAGCGGAACCGCTCCGGCATCGCGAAATATTCCTGCAGCAGCCGGTAGCCGTCGTAGACCCGGCGCGGCACCGGCAGGAGCGCCTCATCGGGGCCAAAGCCCTTCTGCACCACCCGGGCCTGGCGCAGCGGCAGCTGCCAGTCGGCGCGGCGGTCGGTGGAGCGTGCCACGATCCCCTGCACCTGGGTGCACAGCAGTTCCAGCAGCGGCCAGCTGTTGCCCGCCTCGCCGGTCAGGTACAGCGACAGCTTGTCCATTTCCAGCTTGCTGATCGGGTCGCCGTCAATGCGCTTGATCCGCAGCCGGATGCCGGCGCGGGCGTCATACCCGGTGGCAACCCCTGCCGCCACCAGCTCGCCGCGGCCGTCAATATACTGCGCCTCGGTGATCTGGACCGGCCACATGGTCAGATCAGCGGCGGTGCGGAATTCGCAGGGCGTCTGCTCGCCCTCGGTCAGCCGCGACCGCAGCGTCGATCCGCGCTTCAGCACATAGCCGCTTTTCACGGCTGAGTTCGCCACATCCGGCTCAAACGCCGCGATCATCATCGACGGTGTCGGCGCCAGGTAATGCGGATAGATGATCTCCAGGAGGTTGGAAGTGAAATTCGGATACTGCAGCTCCAGCTCCAGCTGCACCCGCGCGGTCAGGAACGCGGCGCCCTCCAGCAGGCGCTCCACATAAGGGTCAAGAACCTCGACCCCTTCCATGCCCAGCCGGGCCGCGATCTTGGGATAGGCGGCAGCAAACTCCGCGCCCATGTCGCGCAGATAATTCAGCTCATTCTCGTAATGGGTCAGCAGCCGTGTATCCATCACATGGCCCTTTCCATCTGCACCTCGCCGGTGGTCAGATCGACCTTGCTGCGCAGGTACAGCTCCAGCGGCATCGGCTGCGCCCACATGTCGGCGCGGATTTCCAGCCCCACGGTCATCTCGGTCGCGTCGGTGCCATCCTGCAGCCGCACATCGACCGAGCCTTCGATGATCCGCGGCTCATAAGTGGCAATCGCCTGCTTGATCGACCGGCGGATCGCCTCTGCCTTCTCGGTGGTCGAGGCCTCCCCCGCCACTTCGATCAGCCCGTAGTTCAGCACCGAGGCAGACACCGCCGGGTACTTCTCCGCATCGAAATGGCTTTCGACATTCTGGGTGTTCAGCAGCCACGACAGATCGCGCTGGATGATTTCCCGCAGCCGCACCAGATCAATCACCCGGCTCTCGCGGGTTTCCTTCTGATTGCCAGGCGCATTGTCGGTCAGCCGGTCCAGCAGCGAGGGCTGCAGGCGCTCGGCCAGTGTCTTGTCAGCCATTCTCTTCGCCGTGCCCATCCATCCGGAGTGTGCGCACGTCCATGATGGCAATATCCTCATCGCCGATCGCCAGCAGCCGCTGGCCCAGACCGGTATAGGTTTCCGCGCCGGCATCCTCCCACACGGTGGCGCGCGCCAGCATCGACAGCCCGTCGGCCTTCTCGCTGCCGGGATAACGGGTCGGGATCATCGCGGCCACTTCGCCGCCGCCCTCGAGGGTCAGCGTGCCCGCGGTCCAGACAGCATCGCGCAGGTCGCACGGCTCCTCTGCCTCGAACGAGACGATCTTGGAAAACGGCAGCCAGTAGTACTTGCCGTTGATCACCGCTTCCAGCACCGGACCCAGCCGCATGTCAGCGTCCGCAATCCACTCGAACCGCTTGCCGTTCACCTCGCCTGGGCTGGCCGGTGCGGCATCAAACGCCTTGGCGCGCAGCTCCGCCGCTTCCTTGGGGTTGCCGGTTGCCAGCAGTTTCTGCGCCTCGATCAGATGCGCCAGCCATTCCTCCGGCTCGCCCAGGATCAGCGGCGACTTTTCTCCCGCGAACACCTTCTCGCGGTAGACCTCGCAGATGATCGCCTCGCGGTACGCCTGCGCCATCACCGTGGCGCCTTCGTCCAGCCCCGCCGCCGCCTTCAGCTGGGCAATCGCCCGGTTCCAGTCGCCCAGAACGCACAGCAGCTGAAACAGAAACACCCGCAGCTTGGGATTGCTCGCATCCGCGCGGATCTTGGCTTGCAGCGCCTCCAGCGCCGCCTTGGGATCACCAGCTTTCAGATGCTCTTCGGGGGTCATGGGGCTCTACTCCGCAACAGGGACGACTGCTGAATACATGTCAGAAAAACGGACCCCGGGCATGCAATACGCCCGGGGTCCGCCAAATGGTTTACTCGACCTTGCCGGTCTGCACGTTCCAGGTAAAGTTCGGTTTCTGCGCAGTGAGCTTACCGGATTTCTGGTCGGTTGCCTTGTACTCATGAATGATAGAGGCATAGGCCAGCGACCAGGTTTCTTCCGGAATACCATCTTCACTGGAAGAGATCGAATAGGTGTCGATCACAACATCCTTCAGTGTCCAGGTCGAATAAGCCTGAAGACCTTCGGACGCGCTTTCGCCGGAACGGCACCAGTACATCTTGATTTCCGGGCGCACGGTGCCGTTTGCCACAGCAAGCGCCAGATCGTTCGAAGCCTTGCCCATCTGCGACGTGACTTCAATTTTCCCGAAGTTCGAGTTCGCATGCATACGCTGGGTAGACCCAAGGTCAGTCATTTCCACGGCGCGTTCGACATTCCAGCTTGCCGACTGGATGACGATCATCTTTTCAAAACCGGTAACGGTCGAGTCGCCTTTAATGTCCTTAATTTCGACGAACATATTAGCAGCCATAGCTGTATCCTTTCATAATTGATTTGAGTGTCGTTTCGGTTAGGAGGAGGCGTTGGAGTGGAAATTAGCCTCCCTTTTCCGAGGGCAGTTTGGACACCAGGCGAAGCGAGACCGAAAGCCCCTCCAGCTGGTAATGCGGGCGCAGGAAGAATTTTGAGGTGTAATACCCCGGGTTGCCCTCGACCTCTTCCACAACCACTTCGGCTGCGGCCAGAGGTTTGCGCGCCTTCTGGTTCTCCGAAGAGATGTCCGCGTTGAAATCAACATAGTTGTTGATCCATTCCTGCAGCCAGGACTCCATGTCCTGACGGCTTTTGAACGAGCCGACTTTATCCCGCACCATGCACTTCAGATAGTGCGCGAACCGGCATGTGGCGAACAGATACGGCAGCCGTGCGCCCAGGTTGGCGTTGGCGGTGGCGTCCGGATCGTCATATTCGGCCGGCTTGTGCAGCGACTGCGCGCCCATAAAGGTCGCAACGTCGGTGTTCTTGCGGTGAATGAGCGGCATCATGCCGTTCTTCGCCAGCTCCGCCTCGCGCCGGTCATCAATGGCAATCTCGGTCGGGCATTTCTGATCGACGCCGCCATCGGTGGTCGGGAAGGTGTGGCTGGGCAGGTTCTCCAGCGTGCCGCCGCTTTCGACGCCGCGGATGCGCGAGCACCAGCCGTACATCTTGAACGAACGGGTGATGTTCACCGCCATGCCATAGGCCGCGTTGACCCAGCCATATTTCTCGCTGCCCGCACCTGCGGTGTCTTCCTCGAAGGCGAACTCTTCAACCGGGTCGGTCTTGGAGCCATAGGGCAGACGGCCCAGGAAGCGCGGCATTGCCAGACCCACGTATTTCGCATCCTCGCTGTCGCGCAGGGACCGCCAGGCGGCATATTCCGGGGTCTGGAAGATCTTGGTCAGATCGCGCGGGTTCGACAGTTCCGCCCAGCTGTCCATCTGGAACAGCGTCGGCTTGGCGCCGGTGATCAGCGGCGCATGCGCGGCAGCTGCGATCTTGGACATCTCGCCCAGCAGCTCGATATCCGGCGGCGAATGGTCGAAGTGGTAGTCTGCCACCAGGGAGCCGTAGGGCTCGCCGCCCAGCTGGCTGAATTCCTCGGTGTAGATCTTCTTGAAGATCGGCGACTGATCCCATGCCGTGCCCTTGAACTTCTTCAGGGTCTTCGACATTTCCTTCTTGGTGATCGGCATCACCCGGATTTTCAGCTGCTCATCGGTCTCGGTGTTGTTGACCAGATAGTGCAGACCGCGCCAGGCGCTTTCCAGCTGCTGGAATTCCTCGTTGTGCAGGATCAGGTTGACCTGCTCGGTCAGCTTCGCGTCAATCGCCGCGACGATGCTCTCGATCGAGCGCAGCGCGTCATCGGAAATCAGCGCCGTGTTTGCCAGCGCCTGTTCGGCCAGGGTCTTGACCGCGCTTTCCACCGCCGTCTTGGCCTGGTCCGACTTGGGGCGGAATTCCTTCTGCAGCAGGCTTGCGAATTCGGCAGAGCCAAAGGCGGCTTCACCGGCAGCGGCTTCCGCCTGGAGTTCTTCTTCAGCCATCTTCGTCCTCCGCTCTTATTCTTCGCTGTCGGCGTCGCTGCCGGGTTTCGGCTGCGCGGCCAGGGTTTTCAGCAGGCTCGGATCCTGAATGATCTTGGAGATCAGATCCTCGGCGCCGGTCTTGCCGTCCATATACGTCATCAGGTTCGACAGCTGGTTACGCGCATCCAGCAGCTCGCGCAGCGGCTCCACCTTGGCGGCAATCGCGGCGGGCTTGAAATCGTCCATGCTCTCGAACGTGATGTCGACCGCCATGTTGCCCTCGCCGGTCAGCGTGTTGGGCACGGTGAAGGCAGCGCGCGGCGCCATCGACTTCATCCGGTCGTCGAAGTTGTCCACGTCGATTTCCAGGAACTTGCGGTCCGCAACTGCAGGCTGCTCCACTTCGGATTTGCCCACCAGGTCGCTCATCACGCCCATCACGAAGGGCAGCTGCACCTTCTTCTCGGCGCCGTACAGCTCCACGTCATATTCGATCTGGACCCTTGGTGCCCGGTTGCGGGCAATGAATTTCTGTGAACTTCCGGCCATCTAGGTCTCCTTACTCGTCTTGCTTTCACGGGATCCGCAGCGGGTTCCGCCGCAGAAATTCCCCGTGTCCGTCAGTCGTCGTCGTCTTCGTCAATGCCGCCGATCAGATGGACGTTCTCCACCCCCTGCGGCGCCATGTCATTCATGATGGTGAGGAAGTCGGCCCCCACCAGCCGCTTGCACCGCTCCAGCAGGATCGGCAGCGGGCTGGAAGGCTCCGCCCTCCGGTAATAGCTGATGATACGGTCCAGCGTGTTGGACACATCCGCGGGAGAGTTGATCGCCCCGGGTGCGGATGGCATCGCCCGGCCGCCCGCGGCCGGCGCCGCGGCACCGGCCGCCTCCGCGCCGTCCTCTTCCGCGTCATCCTCGCCGGCGCTGTCGTCCGCGCTCAGATTGGCATAGCTGCTGATCCGCTTGCCGATCTGCTGCAGCAGCTTGATCAGCGCACTCAGGTCGGGCCCCTGCCCCGGTGTCTGCTCGTCAAACACCGCAGAGATCGCGCGCACGTTTTCCTCGGCCGTTTTCACCGCCGCCAGCCGCGCCGCGACAACCTCCTCGTCGCTGTCCTGGAACGCCGCGCCGATGGTGGCGCTGTCCGGGACATGCTCCATGCCCGCCGGCGCCGTCATCACCCCTTCGGCGATTTCAATGTCACGCAGGCAGAACCGGCCAAAGCCGCGGCTCTCGCTCAGCGGCGCCCGGCGCAGCGAGCGGTAGAGCGGCGACGCCCCCGCCATCCCGTCCGGCTGGCCGCACAGATCCTGGATGGCATTGATCCGCATCGTCGGATCGCCGTCGTCCTCATCCAGCTCCGGATGGCAGGTCTCCCAGAAGTCCTCCAGGCAGCCGCGGATATAGGTGGTGACATCGGCAAAACCGGACAGGCCTTCGGAATGCAGCAGCGCATCGCCCAGAAACACCGCCGCGCGCAGATCGTGGCTGCGCTCCAGCACTTCCAGCGCCTTCTTCTGCACTTCGCGGTAATCGGGATCTGTGGCCTCGATCGTCTCGTTGCCCACCACCGATTCCTCGCCCGGCTGGGCCGCCAGCTCCATCTCTGTGAAAGCCGGATCGTATTCGAGATTCTCGCCGCTAGGGGCATCATCCCCTTTGGATTGCAGCAATACTGCAGGATCCATCGTTTTTCGCCCCCCTGGGTGCAGTCTTTTTTGGTCACGTTCCCGTGTGTTAACGTAACGGAAAGCAGGTGCCACTCTTTTCGAGCCTGGTGGTTAAACCCGCGGAAACCTCAAACAATAACTTGACCCCAACAGAGCCTTATCGCCATCCTAATGTCAAACCTTTTCCAAGCATTCAATAGCGGCTGAATGATGAGTATTGATCGTATTTCTGGCAAGGAAGTCAAAGAGATGGTTCGTGAAGGGGCCAAGAAGCGGATGAGTTTCGCCTTCTGCCTCGACGCCAGCAAGGACCCGCTCCTGATGATCCAGCCGGGCAAGAAACCGGAAACCCTGAAGGCCCCGATGAAGAAAGAGGGGGGCGGTCCGCCCATGGCCTGGGGCACCTATGTGGTGCGCTCCGGCAATATGGAGATGATCTGCGAAAACGCGCCGCAGCGCATGGTCACCGAACTCAAGAAATTCCTCAAACGCAACCCGGCCAAGGTCAACGTGCTGTTCTACGATGACGGCGGCAACCTCCTGGACAGCCTCAAGCCCGAGGCCCCCGAGGGCCAGGTGACAGAGAAAGACGCCTCCGACATTTCCGCCTCCGGCATCGACGCCAAGGCGATCGCGCCGCTCAAACGGCGGCTGAAACGCATCCAGCCGCGCATCGGCCTCGCCCCCGGGCCGCTGGAGCTGAAGCTGAAACGCGCGCTGGCCAAATCGGTCCGCCTCATCAACGACGGCCGCCTGCAGGAGGCCGAGACGATGATCGTTGTGATCGAACGCGCCGTCGCCCGCATCGGCGCCGACCGCGAGGATGAGGCCAGGTCGATGAAACGCGGCCAGCGCGAAATGGACCAGCGCTCGCTTGGCGCCCAGGTCAAACGCGCCCAGTCGCTGCAGGCCAATGTCGCCCGCGCCCCGGGCAAGGTCCGCGACCGGCTGGGCCGCGCCCTGCATGTGGCTGCCCGCCACCTCAAGCGCCGCGACCTCGATTCGGCCCGCGACGCGATGGACAAGATCGAAAAGGCTCTGACCGCCCTGGTCTGACCCCGAACGCAGCCCGGCCCGCAGCGGTTGCGGGCCTGGCACCCCACCGGACCCCGGAGACCGCGATGCCCATGACCCGCCTGCTGACTGCCCTCGCCCTGACCTGCCTGCCGTTCGCCGCCGCCGCAGACACCGGCCCGCTGCGGGTTGAGCTGAACAAGACCGAGGAGATCGAGGGCGGCGGCTGCCGCGCCTTCTTCCTGTTCCGCAACCAGACCGGCAAAAGCTTTGAGGGCTTCGAGATGTCGCTCGCCATTCTCGACGGCCAGGGTGTGATCGACCGCCTGCTGTCGATCGACGCCGCCCCCCTGCCCGTCCAGCGCACCACCCTCAAACTGTTCGAAATCCCGGAAACCGCCTGCAGCAATATCTCCGAAATCCTGCTGCATGACATCACCTCCTGCCAGCCCCAGAACGAGGATCAGATGGACTGTTTCCCGATCCTCGAGCTTGGCTCCCGCGCTGCCGCGCCGCTGGTGAAATAAGCCATGGCCGGCACCTGGGATATGCTCGGCACCGGCGGGCCAGTGATCGTGATCCTGGCGCTGATGTCGCTTCTGTCGCTGACGGTGATTGCCGTCAAACTGATCCAGCTCTGGCCGGTTCGCTCCGGCGGGCAAGCCCGCGAACAGGCGCTGACCCAATGGAAGGACGGCGACCGCAAGCAGGCGCAGGACAGCATCGCAGGCGCCAATTCCCCCGCCGACCGGGTCATGGCCTATGCCATGCAGGCGCTGCAGGAAGGCCTGCGCGGCCCGCTGCTGCAGGACGAGTTGCAACGCCGCGGCAATGAGGAGGTAAGCCGGATGAACTCGCTTATCCGCCTGCTGGAGCTCATCGCCATGGTCTCACCGCTCCTCGGCCTCCTTGGCACCGTTCTCGGCATGATCCAGTCGTTTCAGGAACTGGAGCTGGCACAGGGCGCCGCCAATGCCTCGGTGCTCGCGGGCGGCATCTGGCAGGCGCTGCTGACCACCGCCGCGGGCCTGCTGGTCGCCATCCCCGCCGCCGTCGCCGCAGGGCTGTTCGCCGCCCGCATCGACGCCGCCGCGCAAGCCATCGAAAGCGCCGCCGGCCGCCTGCTGCTGATCGACGGGTCGCGCTGAGATATGCGCTTCCTTCGCATCATAAACACCCCGGGCCGCCTGCGGCCCGGTTCACGCCCGGCCCCGCCCCCCAGGGCGGGCGTGAAAACGCCCCCCCTCGGGGCCGGGCGTGAACCTGACTTCGGGGCCGAACGGCTCCTGCTATGACCCTCAACCGCCCAGCCCGCCCCCGCGCCCTGATCTCGCTGGTGCCGATGATCGACGTCATGCTGATCCTCTTGGTGTTCTTCATGGTGACTTCCACCTACCTGAACCTCGACATGATCCCGGCGGTGAACCCCTCAGAAGGCGCTGCAGCGGGCAGTCCCCAAACCCCGGCAGGCACCCTGATGATCCGCCTTGGTGCTGACGGCGTGCCGGTGCTGCGCGGCACGGCATTGGACAGCGAAACCCTTCAGTCCGCCCTGTCCGCCGCCGTCGCAGAGGAACCCCTCACCCAGGTGGTGATCCTGCCCTCTGGCGCCGCCCGGACCCAGGCGCTGATCACCGTGATGGACGCCGCCGCGCTGGCCGGCGTCACCCGCCTGCGCGTCCTGCGGCTGGAGGCGGCGCCGTGAAACTCAACCGCCCCGCCCGCGGGTCCCATTCCGAGACCATCATCGCCCTGATCGACGTGGTGTTCTTCCTGCTGGTGTTCTTCATGCTGATCGGCCGCATGGATGCCACCGCCCCCTTCGACGTGCGCCCCGCCACCGCCGTCACCGGCCGCGACATGCCTGCAGGCGGCATCACCCTCGCAGTGTCCGCCAGCGGAGACCTGGCGCTTGATGGCGAGGCCATCACCCGCGAGGCCCTCTCCCCTGCCCTCGCCGCTCTCCTGGCAGACGACCCTGCCTTACGCCTGCGCATCAACGCCCACCGCACAGCCGAACTGCGCAACGTTTTGCCGCTGGTGGCCCGGGGCGAGGCGCTGGGATTTACAGATGTGGTGCTCGTGGTCACCCCGGAAACAGACGGATGACGCGCGCGCCGGCCATATGGGCACTGGGGCTGTCCGCCTCTGCCCTGGTCCACGCCGCAGGCGCCGGCGCGCTACTGATTTCGCTCACCCCGGACCCGCTGCCGCAGCAGCCAACGCCCGAAAGCAGCCTCAACCTGCAGGCCCACCGCATCCCAAGGTCCGAAGCCGTACCGCAAACGGCAGAAAGCGAACAAGCCTCTGAAAGCAAGGGCCAAACCCAGGGTCTCGCCGCAGGCAGCATCCCCCAGTCCAGGGCGCAGCCCACGGCCCCCGCCGCGGACAGCCTTAAACCCGCAGCGGCCAAGACCTCCGCCGCCGCCCCGGCCCGGGCACCGGCCGGCAGGCTCGCCAGCGCCGCAGCCCCGCTGACACCCGCACCAGCGGCGCAACCGGACACAGCCGCCCTGCCGCAAACCGCCCCTGCCAGCCAGCCCGGCCCCCAGGCACAGCCCCAGGCCGTCCCCCTGCCGGGCGCGGCGCCCGCGCCTCAGCAGACCCCGGCTGCCGTTCCAGACGCCCCCCGCATCAAGGCCGCGCTGGCCTTCCAGGGCGGCTCCGGCGACATCGACCCGGTCTCCCTCGCCGCTTTCCAAAGCTTCATGCAGCCCGGTGATGCAGCGGCTGAGGGCGACCCCCTGCGCGATGGCGTTTCCGGCATCCTCGCCGCCGTCCCCTGCGCCCGCCTGCAGGTTGCCTTTGTCCCCGGAACCGCCACGCTGGAGGTCCGCGGCCACCTGCCCGAAGACGGGCTGCGCAGCCCGGTTCTG
This window of the Leisingera sp. S132 genome carries:
- the tssB gene encoding type VI secretion system contractile sheath small subunit, whose translation is MAGSSQKFIARNRAPRVQIEYDVELYGAEKKVQLPFVMGVMSDLVGKSEVEQPAVADRKFLEIDVDNFDDRMKSMAPRAAFTVPNTLTGEGNMAVDITFESMDDFKPAAIAAKVEPLRELLDARNQLSNLMTYMDGKTGAEDLISKIIQDPSLLKTLAAQPKPGSDADSEE
- a CDS encoding type VI secretion system tube protein Hcp; amino-acid sequence: MFVEIKDIKGDSTVTGFEKMIVIQSASWNVERAVEMTDLGSTQRMHANSNFGKIEVTSQMGKASNDLALAVANGTVRPEIKMYWCRSGESASEGLQAYSTWTLKDVVIDTYSISSSEDGIPEETWSLAYASIIHEYKATDQKSGKLTAQKPNFTWNVQTGKVE
- a CDS encoding type VI secretion system accessory protein TagJ; translated protein: MTPEEHLKAGDPKAALEALQAKIRADASNPKLRVFLFQLLCVLGDWNRAIAQLKAAAGLDEGATVMAQAYREAIICEVYREKVFAGEKSPLILGEPEEWLAHLIEAQKLLATGNPKEAAELRAKAFDAAPASPGEVNGKRFEWIADADMRLGPVLEAVINGKYYWLPFSKIVSFEAEEPCDLRDAVWTAGTLTLEGGGEVAAMIPTRYPGSEKADGLSMLARATVWEDAGAETYTGLGQRLLAIGDEDIAIMDVRTLRMDGHGEENG
- the tssC gene encoding type VI secretion system contractile sheath large subunit, translating into MAEEELQAEAAAGEAAFGSAEFASLLQKEFRPKSDQAKTAVESAVKTLAEQALANTALISDDALRSIESIVAAIDAKLTEQVNLILHNEEFQQLESAWRGLHYLVNNTETDEQLKIRVMPITKKEMSKTLKKFKGTAWDQSPIFKKIYTEEFSQLGGEPYGSLVADYHFDHSPPDIELLGEMSKIAAAAHAPLITGAKPTLFQMDSWAELSNPRDLTKIFQTPEYAAWRSLRDSEDAKYVGLAMPRFLGRLPYGSKTDPVEEFAFEEDTAGAGSEKYGWVNAAYGMAVNITRSFKMYGWCSRIRGVESGGTLENLPSHTFPTTDGGVDQKCPTEIAIDDRREAELAKNGMMPLIHRKNTDVATFMGAQSLHKPAEYDDPDATANANLGARLPYLFATCRFAHYLKCMVRDKVGSFKSRQDMESWLQEWINNYVDFNADISSENQKARKPLAAAEVVVEEVEGNPGYYTSKFFLRPHYQLEGLSVSLRLVSKLPSEKGG
- the tssA gene encoding type VI secretion system protein TssA; translation: MDPAVLLQSKGDDAPSGENLEYDPAFTEMELAAQPGEESVVGNETIEATDPDYREVQKKALEVLERSHDLRAAVFLGDALLHSEGLSGFADVTTYIRGCLEDFWETCHPELDEDDGDPTMRINAIQDLCGQPDGMAGASPLYRSLRRAPLSESRGFGRFCLRDIEIAEGVMTAPAGMEHVPDSATIGAAFQDSDEEVVAARLAAVKTAEENVRAISAVFDEQTPGQGPDLSALIKLLQQIGKRISSYANLSADDSAGEDDAEEDGAEAAGAAAPAAGGRAMPSAPGAINSPADVSNTLDRIISYYRRAEPSSPLPILLERCKRLVGADFLTIMNDMAPQGVENVHLIGGIDEDDDD
- the tssE gene encoding type VI secretion system baseplate subunit TssE, which encodes MADKTLAERLQPSLLDRLTDNAPGNQKETRESRVIDLVRLREIIQRDLSWLLNTQNVESHFDAEKYPAVSASVLNYGLIEVAGEASTTEKAEAIRRSIKQAIATYEPRIIEGSVDVRLQDGTDATEMTVGLEIRADMWAQPMPLELYLRSKVDLTTGEVQMERAM